The genomic DNA GGCAAATTTTCATGGACTGCGCGAATATATTATCGAACCCCATGCCGAAACCATTCGCGCTTTTCTGAATATCGGCTCCATTGGTCTAGTGGCTTGCAACCGTGTGTCGGAATTGATCGATGATCGGTCTATCGATATTGACCGCACGTTTGCGGTGATCGAGGCAAACCGCGATGTCATCTGCGGCGTCAAGGTTCGAGCAAGCCAGGTCATCGTGGGAGCATGGGGCGTGGCTCCGGCAAAAATCGCCAAACGTGTAGCCGAAATTGCGGGCTTGCCCTTGATGGTCCATGTGGGGGAGCCAGGGCCGCTGATTGACGAAGTGTTCGACATTCTAACCCCCGGTGACATTGTAACCCATTGCTTTAACGGAAAAAGAGCGGGCTCCATCCGTGACACGGCCGCGCTCTTTGCCCAGGCCAAACGAATGGCGGAAAACGGTATCCTGATGGATATCGGCCACGGCCAAGCCTCGTTCGATTTCAAGACCGCTCGGGATTCGGTGGCCGATGGGTTGCTGCCCTACAGTATTTCAACCGACCTGCATTTGCGCAATATCAAAGGCCCCGTGCATGACTTGGCGACCACTATGTCCAAGCTGTTGTCCGTGGGCGTGCCGTTTGACGAATGTATCGCCGCCGTCACGCAACGCCCCCGGGATGTCCTGGGACTTGACAGTGTGAAGTGTGCCAGCCCCGGAATCCGGGCTGATTTCACGGTATTTGATTTGGCCGAAACCGAAGTGATCGCAACCGACAGTTCCGGTAACTCCCTTGCTCTGAACCAGATGTTTGAACCGCGGCTGACCGTGATCGGCACCAGCGTGGAGCCCTCTGCCAGGAGGGGACAATGACTAAAACCGTCCTTGATGTGTCCAACCTCCGCGTGAGTTTTCGCGCCCGCCGAAGCAGCCTGACCGCACTGCGCGATGTCAGCTTTCAGTTGCCGGCGGGCAAGACACTGGCCTTGGTAGGCGAAAGCGGGTCGGGTAAATCGGTTACATCACTGGCCATAATGGGATTGCTGCCACCCAATGGCGAGGTTACGGGCGGGGCTATCACTTATGCACGACGCGATGGACAAAGCATCAATCTGACCCGAACGACCGAAGCCGAGATGCGTCGCCTGCGTGGCACGGAAATGGCAATGATCTTTCAAGAGCCCATGTCCTCGCTCAATCCGCTTTTTACCATCGGCGATCAGATCGGCGAAATGTTATTGCTGCACACGGCGCTG from Pararhizobium sp. IMCC3301 includes the following:
- a CDS encoding amidohydrolase/deacetylase family metallohydrolase is translated as MAITLTNFRATGLGNAPDTIHITDAGLVADTAQTGAQIVDCNGAYLSPGWCDLHVHVWHGGTDISVRASEAGRPTGVTAMADAGSAGEANFHGLREYIIEPHAETIRAFLNIGSIGLVACNRVSELIDDRSIDIDRTFAVIEANRDVICGVKVRASQVIVGAWGVAPAKIAKRVAEIAGLPLMVHVGEPGPLIDEVFDILTPGDIVTHCFNGKRAGSIRDTAALFAQAKRMAENGILMDIGHGQASFDFKTARDSVADGLLPYSISTDLHLRNIKGPVHDLATTMSKLLSVGVPFDECIAAVTQRPRDVLGLDSVKCASPGIRADFTVFDLAETEVIATDSSGNSLALNQMFEPRLTVIGTSVEPSARRGQ